A genome region from Naumovozyma castellii chromosome 5, complete genome includes the following:
- the NCAS0E04200 gene encoding uncharacterized protein produces MTDLTSQKFPSDWELEPRYNLIYYATKSCMQKCICSKEEQTEKREQGCSIQYNWEFENYYDICILKHPKLCELYNEFAQYPLISKNQRYKDNWASTMNYNVEEVLVVRGPYSNDTPYFQAFTKITSIEQRSLLEKYGGLSAIKQLITTELAKDIQHSPTPLMHYDDTNEIQFSFVECTSIKWLPPAIIFIKCSKYSIEHLSSYVCSTYMNLRKRYQRIDYETLQHALKKTYLQIESCLEIKRYIKPAGKIVYGFSSKCFFPKDIDKKKGFHLLGLSQDDTINMVLQCGYFPCGEFLCVSPNASFEETQEEYNYRTDDEGHTHAQLLNSDVANISSVSQYSSTNLDILVQPKPTEGILRKRNIGYLD; encoded by the coding sequence ATGACAGATCTGACGTCCCAAAAATTCCCTAGTGACTGGGAATTAGAACCAAGATATAACTTAATATACTATGCGACAAAAAGCTGTATGCAAAAGTGCATTTGCTCCAAGGAGGAGCAAACCGAAAAGCGTGAACAAGGTTGTTCTATCCAGTATAATTgggaatttgaaaattattatgatATTTGTATATTGAAGCATCCGAAACTATGTGAACTTTACAATGAATTTGCTCAATATCCGCTCATATCCAAAAACCAGAGATATAAGGATAATTGGGCGTCAACTATGAATTATAATGTCGAAGAGGTGTTGGTTGTTCGTGGCCCGTACTCAAATGATACACCTTATTTTCAGGCATTCACTAAAATAACTTCTATCGAACAAAGATCTCTATTGGAAAAGTATGGAGGCCTATCTGCGATAAAGCAACTAATTACTACGGAATTAGCTAAAGATATTCAACATTCACCAACTCCTCTAATGCATTATGATGATAcaaatgaaattcaattctctttTGTTGAGTGTACATCTATAAAATGGTTACCGCCGgcaataatttttattaagTGTTCCAAGTACAGTATCGAGCACTTATCCTCTTATGTTTGTTCCACCTATATGAACTTAAGGAAAAGATATCAACGGATAGATTATGAAACGCTGCAACATGCTTTGAAAAAGACTTATTTACAAATAGAAAGTTGCTTAGAAATAAAACGTTATATCAAACCAGCTGGGAAAATTGTGTATggtttttcttcaaaatgtTTCTTCCCAAAGGATATAGATAAGAAAAAAGGGTTTCATTTGCTGGGATTATCTCAAGATGATACAATCAACATGGTATTACAATGTGGATATTTTCCATGTGGAGAGTTCCTCTGTGTCTCACCTAATGCTAGTTTTGAAGAGACTCAAGAAGAGTATAATTATAGAactgatgatgaaggaCATACACACGCCCAATTACTTAATTCCGATGTTGCTAACATTTCCAGTGTTTCACAATATTCGTCAACAAACCTGGACATATTAGTCCAGCCCAAACCAACAGAAGGAATCTTGcgaaaaagaaacattgGATACCTTGATTAG